One stretch of Schlesneria sp. DSM 10557 DNA includes these proteins:
- a CDS encoding ABC transporter permease, whose translation MNLATIAWKSIRERGLASSLTALSVALGVMLMVAVLVIYGILQSIFSQRAINYDLIVGAKGDPLQLVLSTVYHISPPIENLPYRYFQELKKDPRVAVAIPVAMGDVTEQGGFPIVGTVPEFFDVDYAPKQPFMVKGHGFRRDFDAYIGDRVARENGWGLGSKLKLVHGGAESDHVHDEEFEVVGILAPTGTPHDKTVYVNLKGFYQIQGHDKPLKEAIERERKFFGEPALTDEELKSEIARIQKKYGVHDHSAGGHDHHGHSHDLPDVQKEVTAVLLQCKSAIAANLMAGELKKGNQGQGVNPIVPMQRLFTEFLAPAQAMFLVMTALIVLVSGIGIFVSIYNSMSARRREIAIMRALGAQRGTVLTIVLAESIILCVGGGLLGLLLGHGLVFAAAPIVAAKTGLLIDPRAFSTYELVVLPVLLLMGALVGFLPGMTAYQTDVAESLNN comes from the coding sequence GTGAATCTTGCGACCATCGCCTGGAAAAGCATCCGTGAGCGCGGATTGGCTTCCTCATTGACCGCTCTCAGTGTAGCACTGGGCGTGATGTTGATGGTGGCGGTCCTTGTGATCTATGGGATCCTGCAATCCATATTCAGTCAGCGGGCCATCAACTACGACCTGATCGTGGGAGCCAAAGGGGATCCCCTGCAACTGGTCCTGAGCACCGTCTACCACATCAGTCCACCGATCGAGAATTTGCCCTATCGGTACTTTCAGGAATTGAAGAAGGATCCCCGTGTTGCTGTCGCCATTCCGGTTGCGATGGGGGATGTCACAGAACAAGGCGGTTTTCCGATTGTGGGGACCGTACCTGAATTTTTCGACGTCGACTACGCCCCTAAACAACCCTTTATGGTGAAAGGGCATGGGTTTCGGCGGGACTTCGATGCCTACATCGGCGACCGGGTTGCACGGGAGAATGGCTGGGGACTGGGGAGCAAGCTGAAACTGGTTCACGGAGGTGCGGAATCAGATCATGTCCATGATGAAGAATTTGAGGTGGTCGGGATCCTCGCCCCCACCGGGACGCCTCATGACAAAACGGTGTACGTGAATTTGAAAGGCTTCTACCAGATTCAGGGGCACGACAAACCTCTCAAAGAAGCGATCGAACGAGAACGTAAGTTCTTCGGTGAACCTGCTCTGACTGACGAAGAGCTCAAGTCAGAAATTGCCCGAATTCAGAAGAAATACGGAGTGCACGACCACAGTGCCGGGGGGCACGACCATCACGGACACAGCCACGATCTTCCCGATGTACAGAAGGAAGTGACGGCAGTCCTCCTGCAATGTAAATCCGCAATTGCTGCGAACCTGATGGCGGGGGAACTCAAGAAAGGGAATCAGGGACAGGGAGTGAATCCGATTGTTCCCATGCAGAGACTGTTCACGGAGTTTCTTGCCCCTGCGCAAGCGATGTTTCTGGTCATGACCGCCCTGATCGTGCTGGTATCAGGGATCGGGATTTTTGTGAGCATTTACAACTCGATGTCAGCTCGCCGACGTGAAATCGCCATCATGCGGGCGTTGGGGGCGCAACGAGGAACTGTCCTCACTATTGTCCTGGCGGAATCAATCATTCTCTGCGTAGGCGGAGGTCTGTTAGGTCTGTTGCTGGGCCATGGACTGGTCTTCGCAGCGGCCCCCATTGTCGCTGCAAAAACCGGTCTGCTGATCGACCCGCGTGCATTCTCCACCTACGAACTGGTCGTATTGCCGGTTCTCTTGCTGATGGGGGCGCTGGTCGGATTTCTGCCGGGGATGACGGCCTACCAGACGGATGTTGCCGAGTCGCTTAACAACTGA